ACCGCCTGCGCTTGGCGCACCAGATCGATGCCGCGACGAGCATCGTCGACCTGCGCAAGGCGGAGGACATCGCGCGGCTCGCGAAGGAAGCCGCCGACATCGACGTGCTCGTGAACAATGCCGGCGATATCCCCGGCGGCTCGATCGACAAGATCGACGAAGCGACCTGGCGCCACGCCTGGGAACTCAAGGTGTTCGGCTATATCAACCTCACGCGGCAGATCTATGCGCAGATGAAAGCCAAAGGCGGCGGCGTCATCGTCAACGACATCGGCGCGGCCGGCGAGAAATTCGACGCCAATTACATCTGCGGCAGCGCCGGCAATGCCGCACTGATGGCTTTCACCCGCGCGCTTGGCGGAAAAAGCCTCGCCGACAACATCCGCGTGGTCGGCATCAATCCCGGCCCCGTCGGCACCGATCGTCACGTCACGCTGCTGAAGACGCGGGCAAAGCACCAGTTCGGCGACGAGAGCCGCTACAAGGAATTCCAGAAAGGCCTGCCGCTCGGCCGCCCCGCGCATGCGCGCGAGATCGGCGACCTCATGGCATTCCTGGCGTCCGATCGCGCCGGCTATACGTCCGGCGTGATCTACACGGTGGATGGCGGTATCGGCGCCGGGTGGGGTTAGATTTTTTCTATCAGAGCGAACCAAGCCTAGCTTAGGAGTAAGATAGTTGTCTCAAGAGTTGATCCGCGAAACCGCCTGCACCGTCGTCGACAAGCTGCGCTCCGGCGACGTTTCTCCGCTTGAACTGCTCGATGTGGTGGAGAAGCGCGTCAGGGAGGTCGACGGCAAGGTCAACGCGCTGCCGACGCTGTGCTTCGATCGCGCGCGAACCCATGCAAAGGCCCTGATGCAGAAGCCTGCCGGTGCGCGCGGGCTGCTGGCGGGCTTGCCGCTGCCGATCAAGGATCTCACAGACGTCGCCGGCGTGCTGAACACGCAGGGCTCGCCAATATTCA
The genomic region above belongs to Bradyrhizobium sp. CCBAU 53338 and contains:
- a CDS encoding SDR family oxidoreductase encodes the protein MDLHLRGKRVLITGASKGIGAAAAEAFAEEGANLLLAARSGDQLKALADRLRLAHQIDAATSIVDLRKAEDIARLAKEAADIDVLVNNAGDIPGGSIDKIDEATWRHAWELKVFGYINLTRQIYAQMKAKGGGVIVNDIGAAGEKFDANYICGSAGNAALMAFTRALGGKSLADNIRVVGINPGPVGTDRHVTLLKTRAKHQFGDESRYKEFQKGLPLGRPAHAREIGDLMAFLASDRAGYTSGVIYTVDGGIGAGWG